One window from the genome of Breoghania sp. L-A4 encodes:
- the ettA gene encoding energy-dependent translational throttle protein EttA, whose amino-acid sequence MARQFIYHMHGLSKSYDGGKKVLDNVNLSFYPDAKIGILGPNGAGKSTLLKIMAGLDKEYTGEAWAAEGTKIGYLSQEPQLDESKTVMENVMEGVAHKQAILDRYNELMMNYSDETAEEGGKLQDLIDAEDLWNLESKVEMAMEALRCPPSDSEVTTLSGGERRRVALCKLLLSEPDLLLLDEPTNHLDAETVHWLERHLREFKGSVLIITHDRYFLDNVTGWILELDRGQGIPYEGNYSAYLEKKSKRMLQEGREDMARNRAIAREREWMGMSPKGRQTKSKARIRAYDDLISKQEERMPSIEQILIPVGERLGQNVIEVEHVSKGFEDRLLIDDLTFKLPRGGIVGVIGPNGAGKSTLFKMLTGQEKPDQGTITIGDTVHLGFVDQSRDSLDPEKNVWEEISGGAEVIYLDDKEINSRAYCSSFNFKGPAQQAKVGNLSGGQRNRVHLAKVLKTGSNVLLLDEPTNDLDTETLAALEDALENYAGCAVVISHDRMFLDRLATHMLAFEGDSHVEWFEGNFEDYEKDKVRRLGAHAADPRRIKYKPLTR is encoded by the coding sequence ATGGCGCGGCAGTTCATCTACCACATGCACGGACTGTCCAAGTCCTACGACGGCGGCAAGAAGGTCCTCGACAACGTCAATCTGTCTTTCTATCCGGACGCGAAGATCGGTATCCTCGGCCCCAACGGCGCGGGCAAGTCGACCCTGCTGAAAATCATGGCGGGACTCGACAAGGAATACACCGGCGAGGCCTGGGCGGCCGAGGGCACCAAGATCGGCTATCTGTCTCAGGAGCCGCAGCTCGACGAGAGCAAGACCGTGATGGAAAACGTCATGGAAGGCGTTGCCCACAAGCAGGCGATTCTCGACCGCTACAACGAACTGATGATGAACTATTCCGACGAGACGGCGGAAGAAGGCGGCAAGCTGCAGGATCTCATCGACGCGGAAGACCTGTGGAATCTCGAAAGCAAGGTCGAGATGGCGATGGAAGCCCTGCGTTGCCCGCCTTCGGACTCCGAAGTCACCACTCTTTCGGGTGGCGAGCGCCGCCGCGTGGCGCTGTGCAAGCTGCTGCTCAGCGAACCGGATCTGCTGCTGCTCGATGAGCCGACCAACCATCTCGACGCCGAGACCGTGCACTGGCTGGAACGCCACCTGCGCGAGTTCAAGGGAAGCGTGCTGATCATCACCCATGATCGCTACTTCCTGGACAATGTCACCGGCTGGATCCTCGAGCTCGACCGTGGTCAGGGCATTCCCTACGAGGGCAACTATTCCGCCTATCTGGAGAAGAAGTCCAAGCGGATGCTGCAGGAGGGCCGTGAGGACATGGCCCGCAACCGCGCGATCGCGCGCGAGCGCGAGTGGATGGGCATGAGTCCGAAGGGCCGCCAGACCAAGTCCAAGGCGCGCATCAGGGCCTATGACGATCTGATCTCCAAGCAGGAAGAGCGGATGCCGTCGATCGAGCAGATCCTGATCCCGGTCGGCGAGCGGCTGGGTCAGAACGTCATTGAGGTCGAGCATGTCTCCAAGGGGTTTGAGGACCGGCTGCTGATCGACGATCTCACGTTCAAGCTGCCGCGCGGCGGCATCGTCGGCGTGATCGGCCCCAACGGCGCGGGCAAGTCGACCCTGTTCAAGATGCTCACGGGCCAGGAGAAGCCGGATCAGGGCACGATCACGATCGGTGACACCGTGCACCTGGGCTTCGTCGACCAGTCGCGCGATTCACTGGATCCCGAGAAGAACGTGTGGGAGGAAATTTCCGGCGGCGCCGAGGTGATCTATCTCGACGACAAGGAAATCAACTCACGTGCCTATTGCTCGTCCTTCAACTTCAAGGGCCCGGCCCAGCAGGCCAAGGTCGGCAATCTGTCGGGCGGTCAGCGCAACCGGGTGCATCTGGCCAAGGTGCTGAAGACCGGCTCCAATGTGCTGTTGCTCGATGAGCCGACCAACGATCTCGACACGGAGACGCTGGCGGCGCTCGAGGACGCCTTGGAAAACTACGCCGGCTGCGCCGTGGTCATCTCGCATGACCGCATGTTCCTCGATCGCCTTGCCACCCACATGCTGGCGTTTGAGGGCGACAGCCACGTGGAATGGTTCGAGGGCAACTTCGAGGACTACGAGAAGGACAAGGTCCGCCGCCTTGGCGCACACGCCGCCGACCCGCGCCGCATCAAGTACAAGCCGCTGACGCGTTAG
- a CDS encoding EAL domain-containing protein has protein sequence MSTNQDTHQARNAGARRQTKARDIAHACKAMLHSLVAALGVHLPNTDHIPEPLAGKIRAGQIAAILRLTPVMMIANLLNVGTVDWLFWQSDHQVFLIAWSALTITLAVTGLRSWWRNRPLLQNDGLPRRSRSSKSIRRMIINSAVLALLWSMVPITLFAQAEPGARMFIAVLTSGMMSAGALALSTVPLAALTYTFMLALASAFALISAAEPVLVYIGVILLIYTWILAKTTTWKADMFISRLIDQAQLVKQNELIGLLLRDFEESASDWLWEIDEQGRLQHVSMRLAAMLGQPAAALQNRRFREVFCPHAGHAGTGNLQLVEDLIAKRAPFRDQVVAVTIGGIDGWWSLCGKPVFDETGAYRGYRGVGSDVTQSRRAQERIAQMARFDGLTGLPNRAHFRELLSARIAGEAATSPPALICIDLDQFKSVNDSMGHTVGDRLLVCIAGRLTDTVGDTAIVARLAGDEFAVLPSGPLREEDVVELARKVIAIISLPYQLHGKQVQIGASAGIALTGDGACSPEQLMNNADLALYTAKNEGHGQFRVFGPAIDAEVRKRRTMTEDLQAALKADEFSLHYQPVISACDNSLRGFEALLRWTHPVKGAISPADFIPVAEESGLMDEIGAWVIRTACAEAASWPRAVTLAVNLSPTQFHNAQLLNIILGALGTSGLSPRRLELEITETALLTHSTATVNTLNHLRSIGVRIALDDFGTGYASLSYLRGFPFDRIKIDQSFVRDAIERPDCAAIVKATIGLAASLGMASTAEGVETGAQFDWLRDQGCTDVQGYLFSRPRPAEDLPKMFEQGEKLFADVARKVA, from the coding sequence TTGAGCACGAACCAAGACACCCACCAGGCACGCAATGCCGGCGCGCGGCGCCAGACGAAAGCACGGGACATTGCGCATGCCTGCAAGGCAATGTTGCACAGCCTTGTCGCCGCTCTCGGCGTACACCTGCCGAACACCGACCACATTCCCGAGCCGTTGGCCGGCAAGATCAGAGCCGGGCAGATCGCGGCGATCCTGCGCCTGACGCCTGTCATGATGATCGCCAACCTGCTCAACGTCGGCACCGTCGACTGGCTGTTCTGGCAAAGCGATCATCAGGTGTTTCTCATTGCCTGGTCCGCTCTGACCATCACTCTGGCCGTAACCGGCCTGCGGTCCTGGTGGCGCAACCGGCCGCTGCTGCAAAATGACGGCCTGCCGCGACGGTCGCGCTCGTCCAAAAGCATCCGCCGCATGATCATCAATTCCGCCGTCTTGGCGCTGCTGTGGAGCATGGTGCCCATAACGCTGTTCGCGCAGGCGGAACCCGGCGCCCGGATGTTCATCGCGGTGCTGACCAGCGGAATGATGAGCGCGGGCGCGCTGGCGCTGTCCACCGTGCCGCTGGCGGCGCTGACCTACACATTCATGCTGGCGCTGGCCTCCGCCTTCGCGCTGATTTCGGCCGCGGAACCCGTTCTGGTCTACATCGGCGTCATCTTGCTGATCTACACATGGATCCTGGCCAAGACCACCACCTGGAAGGCCGACATGTTCATCAGCCGCCTGATCGACCAGGCACAACTGGTGAAACAGAACGAGTTGATCGGCCTGCTGCTGCGCGATTTCGAGGAAAGCGCCAGCGACTGGCTGTGGGAAATCGACGAACAAGGCCGGCTACAACACGTCTCCATGCGTCTCGCGGCAATGCTCGGCCAGCCGGCCGCCGCGCTCCAGAACCGGCGTTTTCGCGAGGTTTTCTGCCCCCACGCCGGACATGCGGGCACGGGCAACCTGCAACTGGTCGAAGACCTGATCGCCAAGCGCGCGCCGTTCCGCGACCAGGTGGTGGCCGTAACCATCGGCGGAATCGATGGCTGGTGGTCCCTGTGCGGCAAGCCGGTGTTCGATGAGACAGGCGCCTATCGCGGCTATCGCGGCGTGGGATCCGATGTCACCCAGAGCCGCCGCGCGCAGGAGCGCATCGCCCAGATGGCGCGGTTTGACGGATTGACCGGGCTGCCCAACCGGGCGCATTTCCGCGAACTGTTGAGCGCGCGGATCGCCGGCGAGGCGGCCACATCGCCGCCCGCGCTGATCTGCATCGACCTCGACCAGTTCAAATCCGTCAATGATTCCATGGGACATACGGTCGGCGACCGGCTTCTGGTCTGCATTGCCGGACGGCTGACGGACACGGTCGGCGATACCGCCATCGTGGCGCGTCTGGCGGGCGACGAATTCGCGGTGCTGCCGTCCGGCCCGCTGCGCGAAGAGGACGTTGTCGAACTCGCCAGAAAGGTCATCGCCATCATCAGCCTGCCCTACCAACTGCATGGAAAACAAGTACAAATCGGCGCGAGCGCGGGCATCGCCCTGACCGGCGACGGCGCCTGTTCGCCCGAGCAGCTGATGAACAACGCCGACCTGGCGCTCTACACCGCCAAGAACGAGGGCCACGGTCAGTTCCGCGTCTTTGGTCCCGCCATCGACGCGGAGGTGCGCAAGCGCCGCACCATGACCGAGGATCTGCAGGCGGCCCTGAAGGCGGACGAATTCTCCCTGCATTATCAACCTGTTATTTCCGCTTGCGACAACTCCCTGAGGGGTTTCGAGGCGCTGCTGAGATGGACCCACCCGGTCAAGGGGGCGATCAGCCCGGCCGACTTTATCCCCGTGGCCGAGGAAAGCGGGCTGATGGACGAGATCGGCGCCTGGGTGATCCGCACCGCCTGCGCGGAGGCCGCAAGCTGGCCGCGCGCGGTCACGCTGGCGGTCAATCTGTCCCCGACCCAATTCCACAACGCGCAACTGCTCAACATCATTCTCGGCGCACTGGGCACCAGCGGCTTGTCCCCGCGCCGGCTGGAGCTGGAGATCACGGAGACGGCGCTGCTGACCCACAGCACCGCCACCGTCAACACGCTCAACCACCTGCGCTCCATCGGCGTCAGGATCGCGCTCGACGATTTCGGAACCGGCTACGCCTCGCTGTCCTATCTGCGCGGCTTCCCCTTCGACCGGATCAAGATCGACCAGTCCTTCGTGCGCGACGCGATCGAGCGGCCCGATTGCGCGGCGATCGTCAAGGCGACCATCGGTCTGGCCGCCAGCCTGGGCATGGCCAGCACGGCCGAGGGCGTCGAGACCGGCGCGCAGTTCGACTGGTTGCGCGACCAGGGATGCACCGACGTGCAGGGCTATCTGTTCAGCCGGCCGCGCCCGGCGGAGGACCTGCCGAAGATGTTCGAGCAGGGCGAGAAACTCTTCGCCGATGTGGCGCGCAAGGTCGCCTGA
- a CDS encoding lytic murein transglycosylase yields MLYPAAMKPHATPARAPAPHPPAGLRAAVLLLALAFCFAAQPASAAPSKATVEAQFRSWLARDLWPRAKARGVSRATFDTAFSGVALDWKLPDLRAPGAPGQAPRTQQQAEFRSPQRYFSEANLNTLVAHGRTQLAKWRDTLAAIEQRYGVSSRIVVAIWGRETGFGAARLPHNAIRVLATQAFMGRRKQVFEEEVLAALEILEQDHFPGDALKSSWAGALGHPQFLPSKFLKFAVDFDGDGKRDIWNSVPDSLASIANYLKAHGWQTGRDWGFEARIPEKISCTLEGPERGWPISDWVGAGAARISGRPFPAHELASHGHLLMPAGRLGPAFVATPNFYVLKTYNESDAYALFIGHLADRFGGNKPFVADWSVTGGFSRRDVQQMQQRLERAGYDVGGADGLIGFKTRTAIGLWQEKAGLPATCFPDKALIGAIR; encoded by the coding sequence ATGCTCTATCCTGCGGCGATGAAACCACACGCCACCCCCGCGCGCGCGCCGGCTCCGCATCCGCCGGCAGGCTTGCGCGCCGCCGTTCTTCTCCTGGCGCTCGCGTTCTGCTTCGCGGCGCAGCCCGCCTCCGCCGCACCGTCGAAAGCCACTGTTGAAGCGCAGTTCCGCAGCTGGCTGGCACGGGACCTCTGGCCGCGGGCGAAGGCGCGGGGCGTCTCCAGAGCCACGTTTGACACCGCATTTTCCGGCGTCGCGCTGGACTGGAAACTCCCCGACCTGCGCGCCCCCGGCGCGCCCGGACAGGCTCCGAGAACCCAGCAGCAGGCGGAATTCCGCAGCCCGCAGCGCTATTTCAGCGAAGCCAATCTGAACACGCTGGTGGCCCATGGCCGCACGCAGCTTGCCAAATGGCGCGACACGCTGGCGGCCATCGAGCAGCGCTACGGCGTCTCCAGCCGCATTGTGGTGGCGATCTGGGGCCGGGAAACCGGCTTCGGCGCCGCAAGACTGCCGCACAACGCCATCCGCGTGCTGGCGACGCAGGCCTTCATGGGCCGGCGCAAGCAGGTGTTCGAGGAGGAGGTGCTGGCGGCGCTGGAGATTCTGGAACAAGATCATTTTCCCGGCGACGCGCTGAAAAGCTCCTGGGCCGGCGCGCTTGGACATCCGCAGTTCCTGCCCAGCAAGTTCCTGAAATTCGCCGTGGACTTCGACGGCGACGGCAAGCGCGACATCTGGAATTCGGTGCCCGACAGCCTGGCGTCGATCGCCAACTACCTGAAGGCGCACGGCTGGCAGACCGGGCGCGACTGGGGCTTTGAGGCGCGCATCCCGGAAAAGATCTCCTGCACGCTGGAGGGTCCGGAACGCGGCTGGCCGATCAGCGACTGGGTGGGCGCCGGGGCCGCGCGGATCAGCGGCCGGCCGTTTCCCGCGCACGAACTGGCGAGCCACGGCCACCTCCTGATGCCCGCCGGGCGTCTCGGTCCGGCCTTCGTCGCCACGCCGAACTTCTATGTGCTCAAGACCTACAACGAGTCCGACGCCTACGCGCTGTTCATCGGCCACCTGGCCGACCGCTTCGGCGGCAACAAGCCGTTCGTGGCGGACTGGAGCGTCACCGGCGGCTTCTCGCGCCGCGACGTGCAGCAGATGCAGCAGCGGCTGGAGCGCGCGGGCTATGACGTGGGCGGCGCCGACGGGCTGATCGGCTTCAAGACGCGCACGGCGATCGGGCTGTGGCAGGAGAAGGCGGGGCTGCCGGCGACCTGTTTCCCCGACAAGGCGCTGATCGGCGCGATCCGCTGA
- a CDS encoding DUF2189 domain-containing protein: MPLSPTFSTAGLRAELPAVNTITTDDLRQALHKGIDDFKAKPSHIIMLMVIYPIVGLFAGRIAAGYDMLPLIFPLMSGFALVGPVAALGLYQISRRREEGRPYEWRDSLGIFAKPTIGAIATLAVFLGIIYFVWLASAMVIHWMTFGGLAPTSLAQFATDVFTTSAGWTLIIAGTAVGFVFAVIVLAVAATSFPMLLERNVSATTAALTSVAVFRRNPKVMLTWGGIVAAGLILGSIPLFVGLAITMPVLGHATWHLYRAAVPR, from the coding sequence ATGCCGCTCTCACCGACATTCTCCACCGCAGGCCTGCGCGCCGAGCTTCCCGCCGTCAACACGATCACGACCGACGACCTGCGCCAGGCGCTGCACAAGGGCATCGACGACTTCAAGGCCAAACCGAGCCACATCATCATGCTGATGGTGATCTATCCGATCGTCGGGCTGTTCGCCGGCCGCATCGCGGCGGGCTACGACATGCTGCCGCTGATCTTCCCGTTGATGTCGGGCTTTGCGCTGGTCGGTCCCGTCGCCGCCCTCGGGCTCTACCAGATCAGCCGCCGCCGCGAGGAAGGCCGCCCGTATGAGTGGCGCGACAGCCTCGGCATCTTCGCCAAGCCGACGATTGGCGCGATCGCGACGCTCGCGGTGTTTCTCGGCATCATCTACTTCGTCTGGCTGGCCTCGGCCATGGTCATCCACTGGATGACCTTCGGCGGACTGGCGCCGACCTCGCTGGCGCAATTCGCCACCGACGTCTTCACCACGTCGGCCGGCTGGACGCTGATCATCGCCGGCACCGCCGTGGGCTTCGTCTTCGCCGTCATCGTTCTGGCGGTGGCCGCCACCTCGTTTCCCATGCTGCTGGAACGCAACGTCTCGGCCACCACCGCGGCGCTGACCTCCGTCGCCGTCTTCCGGCGCAACCCGAAGGTCATGCTGACCTGGGGCGGCATCGTCGCGGCCGGGCTGATCCTCGGCTCCATCCCGCTGTTCGTCGGCCTGGCCATCACCATGCCGGTGCTGGGCCATGCCACATGGCACCTCTATCGCGCGGCAGTGCCGCGGTAG
- the cyoE gene encoding heme o synthase — protein MTMTLGKLSALFKLRIGFAITLCAAAGMAMTQGPALPAWKVSVLLLAVFLSSGAAGAFNQYAERDLDARMARTRRRPFVTGEFHAGPAWLAIILGILAFAVAAAAWALNVMSALYVFSGAFVYGVVYTVWLKQRTAWNIVVGGLAGSFAVLAGSAAVDPALSPAAIALAVVLFLWTPPHFWSLATVLHKDYAAANVPMLPVIVGDAKAARITLGHTIALVAVSVVPVVFGMGVIYLAGALAGGAYFVLKSVDLVRDPGPKAARANFLASFVQLGLLLTAAIVDRAVG, from the coding sequence ATGACCATGACGCTTGGTAAATTGTCGGCGCTTTTCAAGCTGCGGATCGGGTTCGCCATCACCTTGTGCGCGGCCGCCGGAATGGCGATGACCCAGGGTCCCGCGCTGCCCGCCTGGAAGGTTTCCGTGCTCCTGCTGGCGGTGTTTTTGTCGTCGGGCGCGGCCGGCGCCTTCAACCAGTATGCGGAGCGGGATCTCGACGCGCGCATGGCGCGCACGCGGCGCAGGCCGTTCGTCACCGGCGAGTTTCACGCCGGTCCCGCCTGGCTGGCGATCATCCTCGGCATTCTCGCGTTCGCCGTGGCCGCCGCCGCCTGGGCGCTCAACGTGATGTCCGCGCTCTATGTCTTCTCCGGCGCCTTCGTCTACGGCGTGGTCTACACCGTGTGGCTGAAGCAGCGCACGGCGTGGAACATCGTGGTGGGCGGGCTCGCGGGCAGTTTTGCGGTTCTCGCCGGTTCGGCCGCCGTGGACCCGGCCCTGTCGCCCGCCGCCATCGCCCTGGCGGTCGTGCTGTTTCTGTGGACCCCGCCGCACTTCTGGAGCCTCGCGACCGTGCTGCACAAGGACTATGCCGCGGCCAACGTGCCGATGCTGCCCGTCATCGTCGGCGACGCGAAGGCCGCGCGCATCACGCTGGGCCACACCATTGCCTTGGTCGCCGTCTCGGTGGTTCCGGTGGTCTTCGGCATGGGCGTGATCTATCTTGCCGGCGCGCTGGCGGGCGGGGCCTATTTTGTTCTCAAGAGCGTCGATCTGGTCCGCGACCCCGGCCCGAAGGCCGCGCGCGCCAACTTCCTCGCCTCCTTCGTGCAGCTCGGCCTGCTGCTCACCGCCGCCATCGTCGACCGCGCGGTGGGGTAG